Proteins from a single region of Bacteroidota bacterium:
- a CDS encoding sigma factor-like helix-turn-helix DNA-binding protein, whose amino-acid sequence RSHLLKAVETLAEPYRSIVILREIQELRYQEICEALDLPLSTVKVYLHRARKTLRTQLQEVLQRENG is encoded by the coding sequence CCGCAGTCATTTGTTGAAAGCGGTTGAAACCCTGGCTGAGCCATACCGGAGCATTGTCATCCTCCGGGAAATTCAGGAATTGCGTTACCAGGAAATTTGTGAGGCTTTAGACCTCCCACTCTCAACGGTCAAAGTTTATTTGCACCGTGCTCGGAAGACACTTCGAACCCAACTGCAAGAGGTATTGCAACGTGAAAACGGATGA
- a CDS encoding DUF4252 domain-containing protein: protein MKYSLSIFALMMLFAGWGQQQLYAQDDLDNDPGYVDFSSMEDRFDTTPDFQINIKGQLIKLVAEASREEDPEFAELLLRLRAIQVRSFPMRKSQIRAMELHSESIGEELEDAGWDTVVRLRDYGQYVDVYALENPDFILGLMMMVVDTEANETVLINIVGDIAADELGRIGSKFDIAPLSTVMENR, encoded by the coding sequence GTGAAGTATAGCCTTTCAATATTTGCACTCATGATGCTCTTTGCCGGCTGGGGCCAGCAACAGCTGTATGCCCAAGACGACCTGGACAACGACCCCGGGTACGTCGACTTTTCAAGTATGGAAGATCGGTTTGACACCACGCCAGACTTCCAGATCAACATCAAGGGCCAGCTAATCAAACTGGTTGCTGAAGCCTCCCGCGAGGAAGACCCGGAGTTTGCAGAGTTGCTCCTGCGCCTGCGCGCAATCCAGGTGCGTAGCTTCCCTATGCGCAAATCCCAAATCAGGGCAATGGAGTTGCATTCAGAGTCTATCGGGGAAGAACTTGAAGACGCCGGCTGGGATACCGTGGTGCGGCTGCGCGACTATGGCCAATATGTCGATGTATACGCACTCGAAAACCCTGACTTTATCCTTGGCCTTATGATGATGGTGGTGGATACGGAAGCCAACGAAACCGTATTGATCAACATCGTCGGCGACATCGCAGCAGATGAGCTCGGCCGCATCGGTAGCAAGTTTGATATCGCCCCCTTGTCTACCGTAATGGAAAACCGCTAA
- a CDS encoding DUF4252 domain-containing protein: MIFSSIQTRNLVVPFLAFFAFVTAGCSLTNEITNTKNEIEQNTRINAHTGIVLSLGPGLFQTTGFVTKFIDERDAQLASRLAYGIRRVKAGVYPLKRRSNINQLDLPSLKRFQRRGWQPAIKVEADHEIGWIMYRQRGNRVKDMFVVVVTEEEMVLARIQGNLTELLDVALDEIESEGESDFFNDWSDWDF; this comes from the coding sequence ATGATCTTCTCCTCAATTCAGACGCGTAACCTGGTGGTCCCTTTCCTGGCATTCTTTGCGTTTGTCACTGCCGGATGCTCGCTGACAAATGAAATAACAAATACGAAAAATGAAATCGAGCAAAACACGCGCATTAATGCACATACCGGCATTGTACTCTCCCTGGGCCCCGGGCTTTTTCAAACAACGGGTTTTGTAACCAAATTCATTGACGAGCGAGATGCCCAGCTCGCAAGCCGGCTTGCATATGGCATCCGCCGGGTCAAAGCGGGCGTCTATCCGCTCAAACGGAGATCAAACATCAACCAGCTGGACCTCCCCTCGCTCAAGCGCTTTCAGCGAAGAGGCTGGCAGCCAGCCATCAAGGTTGAAGCAGACCACGAAATTGGCTGGATCATGTACCGCCAACGAGGTAATCGCGTAAAAGATATGTTTGTGGTTGTCGTGACCGAAGAAGAAATGGTACTGGCCCGCATCCAGGGCAACCTGACAGAACTGCTCGATGTAGCGCTCGACGAAATAGAATCTGAAGGAGAAAGCGACTTTTTCAACGACTGGTCCGACTGGGATTTTTAA
- a CDS encoding helix-turn-helix domain-containing protein has translation MSIDQQLLYLFSGLGAVNGLLLGGYFLLVKKSRRLSDYFLGGLLLMLSVRILKSVFLHFNPGLFQLFIQVGLAACLLIGPFLYLYVISATQKSQNLKQRWWLYLVPFLLFIGWLAYNHPHDGPPYSWNPYVPTIYNIWLLCILAAGFQMRGVLRRLLQKEKSISTEESWLLNVYFGVFLIYIGYATASYTSYLAGALSFSFIIYISLLLLFYQHNLKPIAKDPPIKYSNSTLQAEEAATLMQQLDALMTEHQYYLDPKLTIAGLSKQIGIPGKELSQAINQSRGYNYSQYIATLRVAEAKRLLHSPKHQHYKIAAIAFESGFNSLSSFNAAFKQIAGTTANTYRKQA, from the coding sequence ATGAGCATTGACCAACAACTCCTGTATCTATTCAGCGGCCTGGGCGCCGTGAATGGCTTGTTGTTGGGCGGTTACTTCTTGCTCGTCAAAAAGTCACGCCGGTTGTCCGACTATTTTCTGGGCGGCCTGTTGTTGATGTTGAGTGTAAGAATCCTCAAGTCGGTGTTCCTTCACTTCAACCCGGGTCTGTTCCAGTTATTCATACAGGTAGGATTGGCTGCCTGCCTTCTGATCGGCCCTTTTCTCTATCTGTATGTGATCAGTGCAACCCAAAAGTCGCAGAACCTCAAGCAGCGCTGGTGGCTGTACCTCGTCCCCTTTTTGCTTTTTATTGGATGGCTGGCGTACAACCATCCCCACGATGGCCCACCCTATAGCTGGAATCCGTACGTGCCCACCATCTACAATATCTGGCTTCTCTGTATTCTCGCTGCAGGATTTCAGATGCGTGGCGTGCTTCGCCGGCTGCTGCAAAAGGAAAAGTCTATTTCTACAGAGGAATCCTGGTTGCTCAATGTGTACTTCGGCGTATTCCTGATTTACATAGGGTATGCCACCGCATCTTACACCTCTTACCTCGCCGGAGCCCTTTCCTTTTCTTTTATCATTTACATATCGCTGCTGCTCCTTTTCTATCAGCATAACCTGAAACCTATTGCCAAAGACCCGCCCATCAAATACAGCAACTCTACGCTACAAGCTGAAGAAGCGGCGACACTCATGCAACAGCTCGACGCATTGATGACCGAGCACCAGTATTATCTAGACCCCAAGCTGACCATTGCCGGCCTTAGCAAACAAATTGGCATTCCCGGCAAAGAGCTTTCACAGGCCATCAACCAGAGTCGGGGGTACAACTACTCACAGTACATTGCAACCCTTCGGGTCGCAGAAGCCAAGCGTCTGCTTCATTCCCCCAAACACCAACACTATAAAATTGCAGCCATCGCTTTCGAAAGCGGGTTCAATAGCCTCTCTTCATTCAACGCAGCGTTTAAACAAATAGCCGGCACAACGGCCAATACGTATCGCAAACAGGCTTAA
- a CDS encoding nuclear transport factor 2 family protein has protein sequence MRKYLFLALLIVYPVTVAAQGTEEDQIREAIGKYDVGTAYNHADMVLEAFMPGADMFLENRDQELWIMKIEDYAGRIANQEAGKFNGRLTNTLAIDRFGNIATAKLEVIIPTMGRRFIDMLLLKKLDDGWKIISKTATSEPSPRTGKKVLMVVSSATQQGDSALPAGNSFAELVIAYDEYYKAGYHIDVVSPKGGKVPLAYVNPADSLESQYLYNADFMYAMANTKTPAEINPDAYQIVQFTGGSAPIFDIPQHQALQNIAMHIYEKNNGVIAAVCHGTAALVNLKTSNGNYLVAGKQVNGVPDILERKDLPHYKQYPFIIEDLLVERGGIFRHAEIATPHMEVDGRLVTGQNSLSSAMVTRKSIEISQRKENEDS, from the coding sequence ATGCGTAAATATCTTTTCCTCGCCCTCCTTATTGTTTACCCGGTGACCGTTGCAGCCCAGGGTACTGAAGAAGATCAAATCCGGGAAGCCATCGGCAAATACGATGTAGGCACCGCGTACAATCATGCTGACATGGTACTCGAGGCGTTCATGCCTGGCGCCGACATGTTTCTTGAAAACAGAGACCAGGAGCTCTGGATCATGAAAATCGAGGACTACGCCGGCCGCATTGCCAACCAGGAAGCCGGCAAGTTCAACGGACGCCTCACCAACACCCTGGCTATCGATCGTTTTGGCAACATCGCCACTGCAAAGCTCGAAGTGATCATTCCAACGATGGGCCGGCGCTTTATCGACATGCTGCTCCTGAAGAAACTGGATGATGGTTGGAAAATCATCAGCAAAACGGCCACCAGCGAACCGAGCCCACGCACGGGAAAAAAGGTGCTCATGGTCGTATCCAGCGCAACACAGCAAGGAGACTCAGCACTGCCGGCCGGCAACAGCTTTGCTGAACTGGTGATTGCCTACGATGAATACTACAAAGCAGGCTACCACATCGACGTCGTGAGTCCGAAAGGCGGTAAGGTCCCGTTGGCGTATGTAAATCCGGCTGACAGTCTTGAAAGTCAATATCTGTACAATGCCGATTTCATGTATGCCATGGCCAACACAAAGACGCCGGCAGAAATCAACCCCGATGCATACCAGATTGTGCAGTTCACAGGCGGCAGCGCACCCATTTTCGATATCCCCCAGCACCAGGCCCTGCAAAACATCGCCATGCATATCTACGAAAAGAACAACGGGGTGATAGCAGCGGTTTGCCACGGCACAGCTGCATTGGTAAATCTCAAAACCAGTAATGGCAACTACCTGGTGGCAGGAAAACAGGTGAACGGCGTGCCCGACATCCTGGAGCGCAAAGACCTGCCGCACTACAAGCAGTACCCGTTTATCATTGAAGACCTGCTCGTTGAGCGCGGCGGCATTTTCAGGCACGCCGAAATCGCAACGCCCCACATGGAGGTAGATGGCCGGCTGGTCACCGGACAAAACTCGTTATCCTCAGCCATGGTCACCCGCAAAAGCATCGAGATCAGCCAGAGGAAAGAAAACGAAGACTCATAG